GAGTATAAAAATGTTTTTTTTTTTAAATACAAAAAATTTAATTAATTTAATAACATTAATTATTTTGGAATTAATTCTAGGCATTGATAATATTGTTTTTATTTCTATTTTATCTGAAAAATTACCATCTTCGCAAAGAAATAAAGCGCAATATACAGGTTTAATTTTAGCTTTGTTTATGAGAATTATTATCTTATTATCATTTGCTTGTATAGTATCTTTTGAGACTATTGTTATAAAAAACAATTTTTTTTCTTTTTCAATACGTGATTTAATATTATTTTTTGGAGGTTTTTTTTTATTATTTAAAGCAATCATAGAATTATATGAACGTTTAAAACATTTAGAAGAAAAAAAAAATACACAAAAAAAATCTCCTAAATTTTGGTCTATTGTAATTCAAATTGTAATTTTAGATGCCATTTTTTCTATTGATTCAATTATTACAGCTGTTGGTATGGTAAACAATATTTCTCTTATGATCTGTGCTGTCACTATTTCTACTATATTAATGTTATTTATTTCAAAAATGATAACAAATTTTATTCGTCTACACCGTACTATTATGATTTTATGTTTAAGTTTTTTGTTAGTAATCGGTTTTAGTTTAATCTTAGAAGCTTGTGGAATTAAAATTCCAAAAGGATATTTATATGTTATTATTATATTTTCTTTAAGTATTGAATTTTTTAATCAAATTGAAAAAAAAAACTTTTTGAATCATCAATCAAAAAAACCTATACGTGTACGTACAGCAGAAACTATTTCTAAATTAATTTTTGGAATAGAAGAAAAAAAAAATATACATCAAAAGAAAGAAGATACTAAAAAAAAAAAATATAATCATTCTATTCACAAGACATCTAAATTAATTAAACCGTTTAAAGATGAAGAAAAATATATGTTAACAAGCGTATTAATGTTAGCAGATCGTTCAATTAGAAGTATTATGACTCCTAGAGTAGAAATTTCTTGGATTAATTTAGATCATTCAAATGAAAAAATTAAAACGCAATTACTAGACACTCCTCATAATTTATTTCCAGTATGTAAAGGAGAATTAGATGAAGTTATAGGCGTAGTTCTTGCTAAAGAATTATTAAATGAAATTTATAAAAATTCTAATTTATATGTTTTTTGTCAAAAAAAACCTCCAATTATTATTCCTGACACTTTAGATCCTATTAAATTATTAAGAGTCGTAAGACATTCTAAAGGTAGTTTAATTTTAATTAGTAATGAATTTGGATTTATTTTAGGACTTATTACACCGGTAGATATTTTAGAAACAATTGCGGGAGATTTTCCAGATGCTGATGAAACTCCAGATATTATACATGAAAAAAATAGTTTTTTAGTGAAAGGAACAACAGATTTATATACTTTAAAACAAGTTTTAAAAATTAAAAAATTTGTAAAAAATGAAAATTATATTTCGTTAGCTGGATTATTAATTTCTCAAACAGGAAAATTTCCTATTCCAGGGGACAAAATTTATATTTCTTCTTTTTGTTTTGAAATTATTGAATCAACAAAATATCAAATTAAATTAGTACGTGTTAAGAATATCAATTTTAAAAACAATTAAATTAAAATTTAACTATATGAAAAATCGTGATGAAATCAAATTTGACAATACTAGCTATTGAAACTACTTTCGATAATTGCTCTATAGCATTATTACATAATAATGTTTTGTATCAAAATAAAAAACTATGTTTTCAACAACATGAAAAACATATTTTAAATATGATCACTAAAATTTTAAAAAAATCAAATATTAATTTTAAGCATATACAAATAATAGCATATAATGAAGGTCCAGGAAATTTTACAGGAATACGAATTTCTACAATTGTTGCTAATGCGTTATCAATGAGTTTAAATATTCCTATTTTTAATTTTTCTACTTTTCAAATCATATCTGAACAAATTTGGTTAAAATATTTTATTAAAAAAATTTTAATAAAATTAAAAATTTCTAAAAATTATATTTTTATTGGTAAATTTTTTAGAAACATAAAAAATCAATGGATTGGAACATATCAACAATATACATCTAAAAATATCGACAAAAAATATATTTTAAATAATTTATTTACAGGTCTCTGGGCTATTGTAGGTTTTATGCCAATTGAAAAAATACAAAAAAAAGAAACAAAATTTTTACAAATAAAAATTAAAAATATACGAGCACAAGATATTATTTCTTGTGTATTATCTAAAATAAAAAATATACAATATTTTGAAAAATTTTACAAACATCCTATATATTTAAAAAATACTATATTATCTAAAAAATAAAAAATTATTTTGATAAAAAAATATTTAATTCTAAAATAGAAACATTTTTATGTCTTTTTTCACATTGAATTTTAACCATATCTGGTGTGATATTTACATATTTAGAAATAACATGTAATAATTCATTTTTTAATTTAGGAAAATAATCAGGTTCTTGATCATATTTTTTTTGTTCTGCAATAATAATTTGCAAACGTTTTTTAGCTACTGATGCTGTTTTTTTTTGTTTAGATAAAAAAAAATTTAAAATTGACATATTTATCTCCGAAATAACCATTGTAAAAAACTTTTTTTTTTATATTTTATAAAACGAAATGGAACGTTTTTTCCAATCAAGCGCTGTACAGTATCTTGATATGCTTTTCCTGCATTAGAAGAAGAATTTAAGATTATGGAAGTCCCTTGATTGGAAGATCTTAAAACAAAATTATCTTCAGGAATAATCCCTATTAATGGTATTCTTAAAATATCTAATACATCATCTTTACTTAACATATCACCATTTTTTACTTTTTTAGGATTGTAACGAGTTAATAATAAATGTTCTTTAATTGGCGTTTTTTTCATTTCAGCTCGTTGAGATTTCGAAGCTAAAATTCCTAAAATACGATCAGAATCTCTTACTGAAGAAATTTCTGGATTAGTAATGATGATTGCTTCATCTGCAAAATATAATGCTAAAAGAGCTCCTTTTTCAATACCTGCTGGAGAATCACAAATTATAAAATCAAAATTCATATCTTTTAATAAATTTAAAATTTTTTCTACTCCTTTTTTTGTTAAAGAATCTTTATCTCGAGTTTGAGAAGCAGGTAAAATAAATAAATTAGGAGTTTTTTTATCACGAATTAAAGCTTGTGTAATTATTGCTTCTTCATTAATTACATTTAAAAAATCATATACTACACGTCTCTCACAACCCATTATTAAATCTAAATTTCTTAATCCTATATCAAAATCTATTACTACTGTTTTATAACCTAATATTGCTAATCCGGTAGCTATAGAGGCACTGGAAGTTGTTTTCCCAACTCCTCCTTTTCCAGATGTAACCACAATAATACGAGACATTTATATAAACTCCTTTAATAAAAAATATATAAATTAAAAATTTTGAATTATTATTTTTTTTTTTTTTAAAAAAATTTTTACCATTTTGTTAATATATTTTTTTGAATTATTTTCTAAAATTAAATATTCTCCAGCAATAGAAACTAATTCAGCGCATAAATGAGAACAAAAAATTTGACTAGTAACGTCCCCTTTAGCTCCTGCTAAAACTTTCCCACGCATAACACCATAAATATGAACATTTCTATCGGAAATAATTTCAGCGCCAGCACTCACATTACTTTGAATAATAATATCAACATTTGGAAAATAAATTTTTTGACCTGATCGTACAGGATTCGTAATAATTTGAGTTTTTAATTCATTTTTTACACTTTTAGAAATTTTTTGTGTATAATTAAATATTGGAGAAGAAGAATAAAAATGTTCTTTTCCTTCTAACAAAACTGGAATTCCTGATTTTAATAAAAAATTTTTTACATGGATGTTATTACATCCACTTACACCAATAACTAAAAATCCTATAGAAAACATCATATTTTTAATTTCTTTCCAATTAATAGAATATGATAATTTTGAAATATTTAAAATAATTGGCGCATACTGAAAAAATTTAGGAGATTTTTTAATAATTTTTAGTAATTTTTTTTTTAAACAATTAAGAGAAATATTTTTTAAATAAATAACTGTAATTGTAAAATTTTTACCTTTCATAACTATAGAATTTTCAGACATTTTTAAACTCAACGTACGAAAAATTTATCATAAATAGATTTTATTAAATATAATTCATATAATATTTTTTAAAATTATTTTCATTTAAAAAAATAAATATAATTATTTTTAATTATTATTAATATTAATATTATATAGGTTTATATAATTTTATATGAATACAACAATAAATATTGTACAAAAATATCGTAAAGAAAATAAAATTTTGTTTAATAATATAAATTTCAATAAAACATCCAATATAATTTTTTCAGGATATTTAAATAATTTAACAACTGATATATTTAATTTAAAGAAATATACATTATATTCACAGAAATGTCATATTTTTCAAATATTTCCTAAAAATATACATAAAAACATTATATTTAACACATATCGTATAAAACAACAAATTAAAAAATATAAAATTCTTATTTATTTTTGGTCAAAAAATAAAAAAGAAAATGTTTTTGAATTAAATTTTTTATTTTCTAAATTACAAAAAAAATGTAAAATTTATATTATAGGATCTAAAAAAAGTGGTATTAATAGTATTGTAAAATTATTTGTCAAAAAAATAAATTTTTATAAAATAGATTCTAAATCTCAATATTATTTATATTTTGGAATCCTTAAACAATCAATTAACTTTTGTCAAAAAAAATTTTTTAAAATACATTATTGGAAAAATTTTAAAATTTTTCATTTACCTGGTGTATTTGGTTATAAAAAAATAGATGAAGGTAGTCTTTTATTAATTTCAACATTTAAAAAAAAAATACATGGAAAAATATTAGATTTATGTTCAGGATCTGGAATATTAAGTGTTGCATTATTTCAAATTAATAAAAAGATAAAATTATACTTAAGTGATATATCTAAACATGCATTATATTCAAGTAAAAAAACACTTTTAACAAATAAAATACCAGGAATATTTTATACAAGTAATATGTTTTTTAATATTTTTGAGAAATTTGATATGATTATTTCAAATCCTCCTGTACATAATGATTTATTCTTAAATTTTTCAATTCTTTTTGAACTTATTAAAATTTCTAAAAAATTTTTAAAAAAAAAAGGAGAATTACGAATTGTGATTAATACTTTTGTATCATGTGATTTTTTATTTAAAAAAAACTTTAAAAAATATAAAATATTAAAAAAAAATAAAAAATATAAAATCTATCAAGCTTATAAATAAAAAAATTAAATAATATATACCCAGAGCGGGACTTGAACCCGCAAGACTATTTTCAAGTCGAGGGATTTTAAGTCCCTTGTGTCTACCAATTTCACCATCCGGGCTTTAATAAAATTTTTTTATAATTTTTTTATAAAGCGCATCCCGGAATCGAACCGGGTTACACGGATTTGCAATCCGTTGCATAACCAATCTGCCAACGCGCTTTTTAATTTTTTATAAAAAAAATTTTTAGGAGGAAGAGAGATTCGAACTCTCGAATAATTTCTTATTGGCGGTTTTCAAGACCGCTGCCTTCAACCACTCAGCCATTCCTCCAAATTATTCTTTAATAATAAAATATTTTACAGAAAAAAAATAAATTGTAAAGAAAATTATTTTATTTTTTATATATATTAAAAAATTTTATTCGAATAATTTAAAATGTTATTTTTTTTCTTGGTAATGAAGATATTTTTATTACTACTCTACGGTCAAATTTAAAAGAATTTTTTAAATTTTTAGTATTATGTATTATAGAATTTGTTTTTTGACTAAAAAAACTTGTGCTTCCTAAACCGCGAACAAACATTTTTTTTATTGGAAAATTATTTAAATGTAAAAAATCTGCAACAATTTGAGCACGTTTTTCAGATAATTTTTTATTTTCTTCTGGAAGACCTAATTGATCTGAATACCCAGTGATTTCAATAAATTTCTGATTTAAATTATATTTTTTTATTTGTTTGACTAAATTTTCTAAAATATTTTTAGAATTTTGAGACAAAGTAAAACTTTTTGAAGGAAATAAGATAGTTTTTTCAAAATTAGGATTTAAAAATTTTTTATTTTTATACTGAAGATCATTAACTATATTTTTTTTATGCGAAATATGATTCGATAAAATAGGTCGAAAAGTATTTATGTGAGTATTTTTCACATTAGATTCAAAATTATTGAAATTCCAAGATATACCCACATTACAACAACCCCATACAGATTTTTCTAAAGGAGCAAAACCATCTTGTAAAATTTTTTTGAAATTATAATCAAAATGTAAATTAGTATTTGGATTAAAGAAATAATCTAATCCTACTGCTAATACAGGACGAATATTATATTGTGGTTGAATATTTTTCGAAATAGCTTTTAAAGAATCTGTTTTTACAGGAGTCGGAACTACTTCTGGAGTAGGAGTAGTAACAACTGGTTGTTGTGGTGTTTGTGGTTCTGTTACTTCTTTCGGAGTTTCACTTCCACCTTCATTTTCTGCTGCAGGTTGGTCTGAAGATTCAGTCGCGCCTTCATTTTCTGCTGCAGGTTGAGCTGGAGCTTCAGTCGCACCTTCATTTTCTGCTGCAGGTTGAGCTGGAGCTTCAGCAGCTGGAGCAGCAGCTTGAACTTCCGGAGTTGGAGGAGTAACAGGTTTTTCTACTACTACTGGCTCTTTTATTTCTGATTGTGTTGGTTTAATTGAATTGTATACTTCATAAGAAGTACCAATACGTGCATAAGCATTTAAAGATGAAGATAATGGAATAGAAAATTTAGCTGTTCCATTTAAATCATAATTATATATATCTGGGAAATCAAATTTTAAAAATGGTAACATTTTTCCTGAAACATTACTTTCCATTTGAAAACTCAAATAAGGATTAAATTTATATCCTACAAAACCTCCTAAATTAAAATCTCTAACGCAATTAAAAAAATTAGAAATTTTTATTACTTCTTCTTTTTCTTGGATCTTAACTGAAGACTCTATAGGCAATATGTTGTTTTTTATTCCAACATACCAATAATTATGATTCGATGTTTCAACTGCTGAAACAGGAGTCATCATACTAGACATCATAATAACAAAAAAAAATAGTATTTTTTTCATAAAAGAACTCATAATTTAAAAATGTTAAAATATATAAATCTAAATATTATAATTTGATCGTAATTAATGTTCTCAATATATTTTATATTATTTCATAATTTCAAAAAATTGTTTAATTTTTTTTAAAAAAATATTTTTTATATATAACGTTTATATATATAATTTTGAATTTCTAATTTTTAATTAAATTATTAATGTGTTATTTTATAATAAAAATGTTGTAAATTAATACCTGTAACTTTTAATGATAATAAATATATACTACTACTACAAATACCAACTAATAAAATTCGTATTATTCGAATAAATATATTTCCAGCATGCCATGAAGGTATAAAATATAAAATAAAATATGAAAAAATAGCCATAATTAATGTTGACAAAAACACTTTCCATAAAAAATTTAACCATCCTGGTTGTGGACTATAAATTTTTGTTCTACATAATGCAATAAATAATAAAATAGAATTAATCCATGCTGAAATACTAATTGATAAAGCTAATCCGGATTGTTTTAAAAAAAATACAAAAATAGCATTAAAAATTTGTGTTACAACTAAAATTATAAAAGAAATTTTCATTGGAGTAACAACATTTTTAATAGAATAAAAAGCTGTCGATAATACTTTAATTGACATTAAAGCAATAATTCCAGAAGTATAACACAAAAGAATTTTTTGTGTCATTATAGTATCAAAATCAGTAAAATGTCCATATTCAAATAAAGAAATAATTAAAGGTTTAGAAAAAATAAATAAAAATGCAGTACCGGGAAAAGATAACAACACAGAAATACGTAATCCCCAATCTAATAATTTAGAATATTCTAAAGTAGAATTTAAAGTGTGATGTTTAATTAATTTAGGAAAAATTAATGTACTCACAGATACTCCTAATACTCCTACTGGAAATTCCATTAATCGATCTGCATAATATAACCAAGAAATAGATCCTGAATTAAATAAAGAAGCAATAATACTATTAATTACTAATGAAATTTGACCAGCAGCAACACCCAAAATAGCAGGAGAAATACGTTGTAAAACTTTTTTTAAACCTTCATTTTTATAATTTAATTTAGGCAATATTAAAATCTTTTTAGAATACAAAGTAGGAATTTGATATCCAATTTGCAACATTCCTCCGATTATAATACCCCATCCTAAAGAAGTAATTTGAGGATTAAAACATGCTGGTTTAAAAAATGTGCTTAATAAAGTAAAAAAAATAATACTAAAATTTAATAAAATAGGTGAAAATGAAGGTAAAAAAAAACAATCATAAGTATATAAAATTGATGAAATAAAAGAAGATAAAGAAACTAAAAAAATATATGGAAAAATAATTTTAAATAATTGAATTCCTAACTGTAATTTATTAATATCTTTTGAAAAACCTGGAGATGTTATTAATACAATTGAGGACGGAAAAAATATTCCTAACATTACAAAAAATCCTAATAATAATAATAATACCCCAAACATGGTAGCAATAAAATTTTTAATAGTTTTTTCATCATATCGTGTTTTATATTCAGATAAAACTGGAATAAAAGCTTGCGAGAATGCTCCATCTGAAAAAATTCTACGTAAAAGATTAGGAATTTTAAAAATTGAAAAAAATACATCTGTTTCTACGGAAGCTCCAAATGTATAAGCAATTAAAAAATCTCGAATAAATCCTAGAATACGACAACTTGACGTTATAATACTAATTGAAGCTAAAGATTTCAAAAGATTCATTGTATATAACCTTGGTCACTTTTTACTTTTGAGAATAATAGCATAATTAATTATACAATTTAAAATATAATCATTATGCATCTTATATAATATATTAAAATCAATTTTTTTATAATATATTTTTTTAATAAATTCAAGAATTATATTTAAAATATTGTTTTTATAAAAAAAAATATAAAATATATATAATAAATTTTTAATTATATTGAAAAAATTTTTAAAAATATTAATTTTAAACAATATATAATATATTTTTTTAAAAAATATAATCTTTTTAAGATTCAATTTATTTTTTCAAAAATTATGTAATTTTTATAATTTTTTTTTTAAAAATTTTATATGGTCACTATTTAAAAAAATTAAAATTTTATTTTATTAAGAATATTTAATACGTTTCTTTATTTCATTTTTTATAATTTATAAAATCTATAAAATTTATAAAAATTTTTAAAAATATAACAAATTATATTTTTAATATCTACTTTTATTTTTAAAAAATTTTTTTTATTATAAAAATATATAAATTTTTTTATCTTTTCTTAATTTTCCATATAAAATTTTTTTTTTATTAAACATTACTTTTGTTTCTTGATTTATTTTAGAATTTTGTAAAGATTTTCCAAAAATTTTTATAATAAATCCTTTTCCATGTATCATAATTGGAACTATGTCTCCAGATTTTATAAGCCAAACAGATTCTAAATTTTGATACGAAAATGGTTCATAAATTGACATTTTTTGTTTTAATTTTTTATTTAAAATTTTTTTGATATCAAGAATAGAAGTAGCAATTGTATGTTTAATATTTAAATATTTTTTTGTAATATCAGATTTAGAAACAATAGTTCCACTTTTTAAAAATTTAGAAGCCACAAAATATTTATGTAGTGTAGAATTATGATTGATATTTTTTTGTTTTAAAAAACTCTTATTTTTTTTCTTCTTTAAAGGAAAACTCTTATTTTTTTTCTTCTTTAAAGGAAAACTCTTATTTTTTTTCTTCTTTAAAGGAAAACTCTTATTTTTTTTCTTTTTTAAAAAAAAACTCTTATTTTTTTTCTTCTTTAAAAAAATTTTTTTTTTAGAAATTTTTAAGTTATTAAAGAAATCTTTTAAATTATTTTTATTCTTAATTCGATTTACAAAAAAATTTTTCGATAATATATTAGAACTATATAATATATTTTTTTCTTTTAAAAAAAAATTTTTATTATTTTCTATATTTGATATAGGTAAAAAAAATATTTTAAAAATTTCTAATAATAAAAGAAAAAAAAATTTAAATAACATAACATCTCCTTTTTAAAAATTTTTTTTATAAAAAACATTATATAAAATATTGAAAAATATAAATATATTTTTTTTAATATATTTAAAGAAAAAAACAATTTACTATTTTTTTTTCTAAAGATAAAATTATTTAATTTTAATTTTTTAATTGAGAAAAAAAATGTTATCACATCTTCAAAAATTTTTTGAATTAGATAAAATAGCATTAGAATTATTAATTTATCAACAAAAACTTATTTTATCTAATATAACGAATATTCAAAGAAAAAAATATGTTTCAAAAAATATAAATTTTAAAAAAGCTTTTATAGAAGCTGTTAAACAAAGACAAAAAGATTTTAATAATTCTAATTTTAAAATTGACTATTCTAAAATTGTTATTGAAAAAAGAAAAAATATCCCTAATTCTAAGAATATTAAAAATAATAAAAATTTAGATATAGAACGTATTGAATTTTTAAAAAATTCTATTTTATATCAAAAACTTTTATCAAATATAAAACAAAGAGAACACATTTTTTTAAATGCAATTGGAGTTATTAAATAATTATGAATTCTTTATTAGATTCTTTTGATATTGCTGCATCTTCTTTAATTGCGCAATCAGAACTAAAACGTATTAATATTAAAAATTTAGCTTATTCTGAGAGTTTAATAAAAAAAAATAATGGGTCATATGAACCTTATACTCCAGAAACAGCAATTGTTAAATTTCTTCCAATTAATAAAAATGAAAAAAATATTGGAGGTATATACATAGAAAAAATTATACAAAAAAAAAAACCAATAAATTTTATTTATCAACCTAATAATGTATTAGCTAATAAAAAAGGATACATACCTAATAATAATACTACTCCTTTAAACGAAACAATTAAAAATATTGATATTTCTTTACAATATAAAATGAGTGTTGAAATTTTAAAAACTATTAAAAATTTAATTTTGAAAACATTATCATTATATGAAAACTAATTTTTAAAAAAGGAGATTATATGAATTTTAGTAATCTGAAGAAAATATTCCAAATGTATAATAAACATATTAATATAGTAAAAAAGAAAAAATTTTTAAAAAATAAAAATACTATTCGAACTCAATTAAATTTTTTAAAAATTTTATCTTCAGAACTAAAAAATCAAGATCCAACTCAACCAGTAAAAAATAGTCAATTAATATCTCAAATTACTCAAATGCAAATTAATGACAGAATTCAAAAAATCCATTATAATACTGAAAAAATATTAAAATGTATCCAATCAAATTCATTATCAAATTTATTAAATACAAAAAATAAACAAACATTATTTAATAATAATCAAGATAACAATATAAAAAAAAAAAAATTCCAATTTTTTTAAAAATGTACAAAAATTTTAAAAAGTTAATAAAAAATATTTTTAATACTAATTATTAATTAGTATGTTTAAAAAAATAATAAAATAAAATTAATAAAAAATTGATATAATAAATTTTTATAATTAATTTTTTATTTTATAAATGTATTTTCTTTTACTTACAGTGAGTTTAAAAAATGAACAAAACATTAAAAACTATTTTACAATCTGCAAACAATAATTTACAAAAGCAAAAAATTTTTTCTAATAATATAGCAAATATTTCAACACCTGGATTTAAAGAACAATATGTATATCAAGTGCAAAAGAAAAATCATAATAAAGACATACAAAATGTTAACCAAGTATTCGTTAATTTAAAACGTGGAAATTTTAAAAAGATTGATAATTCTAAATATCTAACTACCAAAAAAAATAATTGGATTGCTGTTTTAGATACAGATTTAGATATCGCTTTTATGCAAACAGGAAAATTAGAATTAAATAAAAAAGGAGAATTATTATTAAACAAATTACCAATTTTAAATGTTAATGATGAAACTATTATTTCTCCAACCCATAAAATGCCAAAAATTTTATCTGATGGAAAAGTTGTCTTAAATTTTAAAAAAAATAATAAATTATCACAAAAATTTTTAGGACAAATAAAAGTATTAAAATTTTTACCAGAAGATTTATTATATATTAATCATGGAAAATATTTTCTAAAAGATACTGGAATGATTAAATATACACAAAACCAATTACGTCGTTTTGG
The sequence above is drawn from the Buchnera aphidicola (Tuberolachnus salignus) genome and encodes:
- the flgA gene encoding flagellar basal body P-ring formation chaperone FlgA; protein product: MLFKFFFLLLLEIFKIFFLPISNIENNKNFFLKEKNILYSSNILSKNFFVNRIKNKNNLKDFFNNLKISKKKIFLKKKKNKSFFLKKKKNKSFPLKKKKNKSFPLKKKKNKSFPLKKKKNKSFLKQKNINHNSTLHKYFVASKFLKSGTIVSKSDITKKYLNIKHTIATSILDIKKILNKKLKQKMSIYEPFSYQNLESVWLIKSGDIVPIMIHGKGFIIKIFGKSLQNSKINQETKVMFNKKKILYGKLRKDKKIYIFL
- the minE gene encoding cell division topological specificity factor MinE; amino-acid sequence: MSILNFFLSKQKKTASVAKKRLQIIIAEQKKYDQEPDYFPKLKNELLHVISKYVNITPDMVKIQCEKRHKNVSILELNIFLSK
- a CDS encoding methyltransferase yields the protein MNTTINIVQKYRKENKILFNNINFNKTSNIIFSGYLNNLTTDIFNLKKYTLYSQKCHIFQIFPKNIHKNIIFNTYRIKQQIKKYKILIYFWSKNKKENVFELNFLFSKLQKKCKIYIIGSKKSGINSIVKLFVKKINFYKIDSKSQYYLYFGILKQSINFCQKKFFKIHYWKNFKIFHLPGVFGYKKIDEGSLLLISTFKKKIHGKILDLCSGSGILSVALFQINKKIKLYLSDISKHALYSSKKTLLTNKIPGIFYTSNMFFNIFEKFDMIISNPPVHNDLFLNFSILFELIKISKKFLKKKGELRIVINTFVSCDFLFKKNFKKYKILKKNKKYKIYQAYK
- the murJ gene encoding murein biosynthesis integral membrane protein MurJ — encoded protein: MNLLKSLASISIITSSCRILGFIRDFLIAYTFGASVETDVFFSIFKIPNLLRRIFSDGAFSQAFIPVLSEYKTRYDEKTIKNFIATMFGVLLLLLGFFVMLGIFFPSSIVLITSPGFSKDINKLQLGIQLFKIIFPYIFLVSLSSFISSILYTYDCFFLPSFSPILLNFSIIFFTLLSTFFKPACFNPQITSLGWGIIIGGMLQIGYQIPTLYSKKILILPKLNYKNEGLKKVLQRISPAILGVAAGQISLVINSIIASLFNSGSISWLYYADRLMEFPVGVLGVSVSTLIFPKLIKHHTLNSTLEYSKLLDWGLRISVLLSFPGTAFLFIFSKPLIISLFEYGHFTDFDTIMTQKILLCYTSGIIALMSIKVLSTAFYSIKNVVTPMKISFIILVVTQIFNAIFVFFLKQSGLALSISISAWINSILLFIALCRTKIYSPQPGWLNFLWKVFLSTLIMAIFSYFILYFIPSWHAGNIFIRIIRILLVGICSSSIYLLSLKVTGINLQHFYYKITH
- a CDS encoding OmpA family protein, which gives rise to MKKILFFFVIMMSSMMTPVSAVETSNHNYWYVGIKNNILPIESSVKIQEKEEVIKISNFFNCVRDFNLGGFVGYKFNPYLSFQMESNVSGKMLPFLKFDFPDIYNYDLNGTAKFSIPLSSSLNAYARIGTSYEVYNSIKPTQSEIKEPVVVEKPVTPPTPEVQAAAPAAEAPAQPAAENEGATEAPAQPAAENEGATESSDQPAAENEGGSETPKEVTEPQTPQQPVVTTPTPEVVPTPVKTDSLKAISKNIQPQYNIRPVLAVGLDYFFNPNTNLHFDYNFKKILQDGFAPLEKSVWGCCNVGISWNFNNFESNVKNTHINTFRPILSNHISHKKNIVNDLQYKNKKFLNPNFEKTILFPSKSFTLSQNSKNILENLVKQIKKYNLNQKFIEITGYSDQLGLPEENKKLSEKRAQIVADFLHLNNFPIKKMFVRGLGSTSFFSQKTNSIIHNTKNLKNSFKFDRRVVIKISSLPRKKITF
- the minC gene encoding septum site-determining protein MinC; the encoded protein is MSENSIVMKGKNFTITVIYLKNISLNCLKKKLLKIIKKSPKFFQYAPIILNISKLSYSINWKEIKNMMFSIGFLVIGVSGCNNIHVKNFLLKSGIPVLLEGKEHFYSSSPIFNYTQKISKSVKNELKTQIITNPVRSGQKIYFPNVDIIIQSNVSAGAEIISDRNVHIYGVMRGKVLAGAKGDVTSQIFCSHLCAELVSIAGEYLILENNSKKYINKMVKIFLKKKKIIIQNF
- the minD gene encoding septum site-determining protein MinD; translation: MSRIIVVTSGKGGVGKTTSSASIATGLAILGYKTVVIDFDIGLRNLDLIMGCERRVVYDFLNVINEEAIITQALIRDKKTPNLFILPASQTRDKDSLTKKGVEKILNLLKDMNFDFIICDSPAGIEKGALLALYFADEAIIITNPEISSVRDSDRILGILASKSQRAEMKKTPIKEHLLLTRYNPKKVKNGDMLSKDDVLDILRIPLIGIIPEDNFVLRSSNQGTSIILNSSSNAGKAYQDTVQRLIGKNVPFRFIKYKKKSFLQWLFRR
- a CDS encoding TerC family protein — translated: MFFFLNTKNLINLITLIILELILGIDNIVFISILSEKLPSSQRNKAQYTGLILALFMRIIILLSFACIVSFETIVIKNNFFSFSIRDLILFFGGFFLLFKAIIELYERLKHLEEKKNTQKKSPKFWSIVIQIVILDAIFSIDSIITAVGMVNNISLMICAVTISTILMLFISKMITNFIRLHRTIMILCLSFLLVIGFSLILEACGIKIPKGYLYVIIIFSLSIEFFNQIEKKNFLNHQSKKPIRVRTAETISKLIFGIEEKKNIHQKKEDTKKKKYNHSIHKTSKLIKPFKDEEKYMLTSVLMLADRSIRSIMTPRVEISWINLDHSNEKIKTQLLDTPHNLFPVCKGELDEVIGVVLAKELLNEIYKNSNLYVFCQKKPPIIIPDTLDPIKLLRVVRHSKGSLILISNEFGFILGLITPVDILETIAGDFPDADETPDIIHEKNSFLVKGTTDLYTLKQVLKIKKFVKNENYISLAGLLISQTGKFPIPGDKIYISSFCFEIIESTKYQIKLVRVKNINFKNN
- the tsaB gene encoding tRNA (adenosine(37)-N6)-threonylcarbamoyltransferase complex dimerization subunit type 1 TsaB — encoded protein: MKSNLTILAIETTFDNCSIALLHNNVLYQNKKLCFQQHEKHILNMITKILKKSNINFKHIQIIAYNEGPGNFTGIRISTIVANALSMSLNIPIFNFSTFQIISEQIWLKYFIKKILIKLKISKNYIFIGKFFRNIKNQWIGTYQQYTSKNIDKKYILNNLFTGLWAIVGFMPIEKIQKKETKFLQIKIKNIRAQDIISCVLSKIKNIQYFEKFYKHPIYLKNTILSKK